In the Anastrepha obliqua isolate idAnaObli1 chromosome 1, idAnaObli1_1.0, whole genome shotgun sequence genome, one interval contains:
- the LOC129240233 gene encoding uncharacterized protein LOC129240233 codes for MSAMHCQALFVLFALRTSFMVQATPAPLPIATVPSATVATTTTNAAPNVNVETEVLRLSYELERWLDTEKRPCQDFYGYVCGKTVNSTKEQVEERLQREQQKFDKFLSANNNDELLDAELKLKQFYDSCKNARSVDELKGSFMYRQSGGWPAIDNSAAMLRRRRAMTWMEVVSAFHEAGVNYFFTQNVEIKSNKRIVYMQIEDALRFTLHKFEQLVGEVLKEYGVDVDRGWLIALEILNFERNRREILKDDLKEDDMEYNYAEFKASSFGTTLQIDWDGYFKSALGKTLKPSDTVVVRKKTKLVKVFEFLQQTTMTRLLNWIWINYLMDKRSADCQQLGQQFFEPVYHHIVEHAFLDKVQMAQLYSNIGHAYDEQLPPTAWIDEMSQQNSHLFLGRVMHITLNGDDNLDADYAKLQITNRNFYRNLEKVQRMLAQLSKNQRPVTRVGSASMVDTTQIATNFMRIFVAVSALMQQQNLTTPLNHMLVGERFAEHMIAGGSTTQTPGAWRSMESERDFATLRQCVQQQAGVAELPYNLNELLVRLLAQQLALQTYEQWLQRNERLVRRLDSLLAAGRLQLSMLKLYYIGSVLTDCRQLESGEQKQLLKGYLRNSVKFRQAFRCRATDDLYMRNTCKVN; via the exons ATGTCAGCAATGCATTGTCAGGCACTTTTTGTGCTGTTCGCTTTGCGCACTTCCTTTATGGTGCAGGCTACGCCCGCGCCATTACCCATCGCTACCGTACCGTCCGCAACAGtggccaccaccaccaccaatgCTGCGCCCAATGTGAATGTAGAGACGGAAGTGCTGCGCCTCTCTTATGAGCTCGAGCGTTGGCTGGATACTGAAAAGCGTCCTTGCCAAGACTTCTACGGCTATGTTTGTGGCAAAACAGTGAATAGCACAAAGGAGCAGGTTGAAGAGCGCTTGCAGCGCGAACAGCAAAAGTTTGATAAATTCCTTAGTGCCAATAACAACGATGAACTGCTCGATGCCGAGCTGAAGCTCAAGCAATTCTATGACTCTTGCAAGAATGCGCGCTCGGTGGATGAGCTGAAGGGCTCTTTTATGTATCGCCAGAGTGGCGGTTGGCCAGCGATCGATAATTCCGCAGCTATGTTGCGTCGACGTCGCGCCATGACTTGGATGGAGGTGGTGAGCGCATTTCACGAGGCCGGCGTGAATTATTTTTTCACccaaaatgttgaaattaaatCGAATAAGCGCATAGTTTACATGCAAATCGAGGATGCGTTGCGTTTCACGTTGCACAAATTCGAGCAATTGGTGGGCGAAGTGTTGAAAGAGTATGGCGTAGATGTGGATCGTGGTTGGCTGATCGCTTTGGAGATACTGAATTTTGAACGCAACCGACGTGAGATTTTAAAAGACGATTTgaaagaggatgacatggagtACAATTACGCTGAGTTCAAGGCCTCCTCTTTTGGCACAACGCTGCAGATCGACTGGGATGGGTATTTCAAGAGCGCGCTTGGCAAAACGCTGAAGCCGAGCGACACGGTGGTGGTGCGCAAGAAAACCAAATTGGTAAAAGTATTCGAGTTTCTGCAGCAAACTACCATGACGCGTTTGCTTAACTGGATTTGGATCAACTACTTGATGG ACAAAAGAAGCGCTGATTGCCAGCAACTTGGGCAGCAATTCTTTGAGCCCGTCTATCATCACATTGTCGAGCATGCCTTCCTCGATAAAGTGCAAATGGCGCAGTTGTACTCCAACATCGGTCACGCGTACGACGAACAACTACCGCCCACCGCTTGGATCGACGAAATGTCACAGCAAAATTCACATCTCTTCCTCGGCCGCGTCATGCACATCACATTGAATGGGGACGACAACTTGGACGCCGATTATGCGAAATTACAAATTACCAATCGCAACTTCTATCGCAACCTCGAGAAAGTGCAACGTATGCTCGCGCAGCTAAGCAAGAATCAGCGCCCGGTTACGCGTGTGGGCAGCGCCTCCATGGTCGACACCACACAGATCGCCACCAACTTTATGCGTATTTTTGTCGCCGTCAGCGCGCTAATGCAGCAGCAAAATCTGACTACACCACTTAATCATATGTTGGTGGGCGAACGCTTTGCTGAGCATATGATTGCGGGCGGCAGCACCACACAAACGCCGGGCGCCTGGCGCAGCATGGAGTCGGAACGTGATTTTGCAACACTGCGCCAATGCGTGCAACAGCAGGCTGGCGTTGCCGAGTTACCCTACAATTTGAATGAGTTATTGGTGCGGTTGTTGGCTCAGCAATTGGCGCTGCAAACGTACGAGCAGTGGCTGCAGCGCAACGAACGTTTGGTGCGTCGCTTGGATAGTCTGTTGGCCGCAGGTCGTTTGCAATTGTCAATGCTGAAATTGTACTACATAGGGTCGGTGCTGACCGATTGCCGGCAGCTCGAGAGTGGCGAGCAGAAGCAGCTGTTGAAGGGATATTTGCGCAATTCGGTGAAATTTCGACAGGCATTCCGGTGTCGCGCCACGGATGATTTATATATGCGCAATACATGCAAAGTCAACTGA